Part of the Arvicanthis niloticus isolate mArvNil1 chromosome 2, mArvNil1.pat.X, whole genome shotgun sequence genome, CTGCGTGACGTCATTTTCCTCTTCTTGACTCCTGACCTTTGCTGCGGCCTCATGATCTCGAGAAGGCTGCTGAATCACCAGTCGTCACCACGTTTAAAAAGCAGGAATTGTTGCCAGGCTTGGCGGCACATACTTTTGATCCCCGCATtgaggaggcagatgcaggcaaatctctaggggttcaaggccagtgtgggctaacatagcgagttccaagacagccagtgctacatagtaagaccgtCTCAAACCCTGACTCGCCAAAATAAATGATAGAAGCAGAAATGGCTGGGGGGTGTGCAGGGCGTTTGGACAGGGAGAAAGGTGTCACTCCACTCTGTCAGAACCAAATCTTCCATAGAAGGCACCTTTGCCCTGGTGGCTCATGTGACACCGTCTATCAAAAACTAGCCTGACCCTCCCCTAATGGATTCCTAGACACATGGTGCGCGGTGCAGAAGCAATGGGGTTGGCTCTGTAGGTTGCTAAGAGGAAAGCAGACTCAACTCCATCATCTGGAAGATGATATCAAAAGCTGTCTCCTGCCCTCCCAGCATGCACTTCTAGCTCTCCTCTTGGCATCCCTTGCTTCTCCTCAGAACTTGTTAGAAATGCAGATTCTCTGGCAGGCAGCGAGGGAAGCAGGAACCGGCCTGGCTATTCAGTCTACAGTGGACTGCCACAGTCTGTCTTCGGGCTCCACAAACAATCCCACTTGAGTGGCTTTATGACAGTGCTTGCTCACTGTGGTGTGTTGTGGCCATGTCCCACATGAATGATGACATCTGTCTGTAGCGCATACTGATGTGTGACTCAGCTTCCCTTCAAGGAAGGACTGAGGTTTCAGGGACAGACAGCAGTCAGCTTCCAGCTGTCAAGCCTAGGGGTGCTGGTCTCCCACCTGTGGGCAGATAGTAGCTCTGCCCATACTCCTGCTCCACCTCAGGGAGGGACTCTGTGATATAGGATACCAAAGGCCTGGCCACCCTGTCCCATCTTGGGACATTTCTGACAGCCATCTGGCTGGATTGGTTTGGGGCTGGCTGATGGTTGCTGGTCCACCTCCTGGctcacctcctgcctctgcaaaCCTCTCCTGTTACCTCCTGTACAGCTTGACTCAGGGTCTGCCTCCTGGGGACCTGAGCCAAGATTGCTTACAGCAGCACCACACGGGGGACCCCAGTCTGGCCTCTCCAGATGAGGACAGAGGTGCAGGAGGGGCTCCGGGCCTGCAGCTACAAGCAAGGAGACATGGATGAAAAGCCAGCAAACTTCCAAACATTGGAGTAGCACAGCTGGGTTGAAAAGGGTCCATCAAGATGGTTCGACAGGTTAACCTGCCTGCTGCCTATGTTCAATAGCAAGGACTCATATGGAAGGAGTGTCAACTCCCACAGGCCTCTACATGCAGTGGTACCCCAATCcacatgtaaattttttttaaaaatttttttttccaaaaagtgTCCATCTGCCTGCTGAGTGTGGAGGAATGCAAGGCCAGGCAGCAGGAAGCCACGGGAGGAAGTCCTAGTGTTCAGCAGTGGCCATGGGCCCCAAGACATTCAGTGGGATTTCCCCCATCACTGGGGATGTCCCATGGTCCAGCCAAAGTGCTAACCCAACGCCTACAGAAGGCCAAGTGAAGAAGATGGGTGAGAGGTTAGAGCAGGAAGAGCGTTCTGCCTTGCATGTAGCACTGAGTGACCACTCAAGCGCTGTCTGCCAGGGTGGATGTCTGCTCCGCTGTGAGCTGATGAGCAAGCTCAAGGAGGAGAGAATGGCaagcaggagagagaaatgagggaaggagggaggaagggagagagggacaggaaagcttttcttcacctctgTCCCAGGGAAACGGTAAGCGACCTCTGGTGGCACAAGACAGACATTGCCTTGGAGTCAGAAGCCTCAAATCAGACTTTAGCTAGCCAAATTGTTGGTGCGGGGATGGAGGTTCATCAGGGCTGGGGGGACAGCGACACTGTGACTGGGAAGGCAGTGAGGTGCTTGCCTGGGTGCAGGGTTAATCAAACGCTGAAACCCTCAGTAGCTAAGACAGATAATTTAAGCTTTAAAAACCaaatgggaggggctggagagatggctcagtggctaagagcactgactgctcttccaaaggtcctgagttcaattcccagcaaccacatggtggcttacaaccatctataatgggatctgatgcccacttctggtgtgtctgaagacagctacagtgtactcacctacataaaataaataaaatcttaaaaaaaaaaaaaccaaatgggagccagacatggtggcccatgcctttaatccaggccagcatgtgggagacagaggcaggttaatctgtgtttgaggccaacctgatctatttGATAACAAGTTTCAAGTCAGCTAAAGATacataaagatacacacacacacacacaaacgtatgtatatatgtgatgatttgtatgtgcttggcccgGGGAGTGGTACTtttaggtgtggccctgttacagtgggtgtgtcactgtgggtgtgggctttaagatcctcatcctagctgcctggaagccagtattctgctagcagccttcagatgaagacgtagaactctcagccctgtctgcaccatgcctgcctggatgctgccatattctttccttgtaatggactgaacctctgaacctgtaagccagccctgattagATGCtgttcttatgagagttgccttggtcatggtgtctcttgaaAATCAAATGGGCAAAGTTTGGCTCACACCAGCTCCCAGCCTTCCAGAGCAGTAGAATCGGCTCTTGCTTTTGACGTCACAGCtcacatcccacccccaccctctcaaGGGGAGCCTCCCTGTCCTGCACAGTAGCGCTCTGGGGACATGCCTGCTCATCTCATTTAGCAGCAAACCTTTGAGGCACACACTATTCCAGGGTCTGAAGGAGCAGTCACTACTCACGGCCCCACGGACTGCTTGAAAGTGCAGTTACAGTAGAGGAGACAGGGGCCGGGGTCTTCTCAAGGCTGGGCATGTACAGTGCTGTGATGTACTTTCCTGGCCCTGCCCAGACTCAGGGACTTTAAGCCCTCCTTCATTTCTCTGCACCTGCTGCCTCTTGTAAGATGCTTTCATATGTGCAAAGATCTTAGAGATTCTTGACTGGGCCGGTACTGTCAAACCTGGGGTTTGAGTCCCAGCCACCATTTCCAGTGGCCCTGGGACAGATTTCACAAATGGATTAGGCTCTGCACCAAGTTGCCAGAGCTACTGACTCAAGCTAGCGAAACACTTCTTGCTCCCACGTAGACTGAGGACCTGCAGATGCAAAGGTCCCCTGGGTCCTTTGTGAGACTCCACCCCTGGGCTAgctcactctccatcacaggcAAGGACTAGGTACAGATGGGCAACACTCCTGCTGGAGGCATTTCTAGGCACATTACCTCTCTCGGACCTGCAAAGATGTGCCCTCAGTGCTGCTACCAATAGGCCACACTTCACCAAGAGTCCCCGGACCAGGAGTTCACCACATGCATGCTCCGTTTCCTCCCCAGCCACTGTCACTGTCACGGATGGGCAGGTGCAGTAGCAGCCTCTGGATGTTCAGTGTCTCACTTCCCCTTTTCCCCACGGCTCTCCATATGCCAGCAACCAACGCACCCACAAAAGGATGAAACTCTCACTGCTCAAAACCCTAGGAGGCTTACAAAGGAAACCATCCTTATAGGGTACCTTGCATGAACTGGCCTTGCCCAGCCTCCTCACCCATTTTCTGCATGGACGACACTGGCCTCATTCCACAGGGCTTCTCACTAACCTTGCATAACCATGCTTCCCTAGAACCCCTCCCTAGGCTCCAGAATCTCAGGTTTCCTTTACACAGTCCCTCAGCAAAGACTGTCGTGCATTCTGTCCTACAGGAAAAGCACAGTGCTCTGTTCCTCTTGCATGTCAGGGCCAGCatagtgagtgcatgtgtgcatcagACAGCCATTTCCTTGtggtgaggaaactgaggacaGGCCTTCTCCATCATGCTGACGGTCACACCAGCTCCTCTGGCCCTTAGAAGTCATTGAAAATGTTACACAAATCAGTGTCTTATAAAGTGAGTCACATCCAATGCCTCAGGTCTTGTCAGGTCAGTAGGAAGGCAGGTATGGTAGCTCACACGTGCGAATGAAGCACTGGGCGGCTGAGGCTAGCTTCAGTGTTTTAAACTTTACTTCACAAAACCAAAACTCACTGAAAGAACGCTGGCTCTGGAGTCCAGTGAGGGTGCCTCTTGTTCCCCGGGGGACCTAGGCCAGCTCCCCGTACAGCCCACCACCCACAGTGAAGACATCCCAGGAACTGCTTACTGCTGGCTAGGAAAACTCGTGACACAGAACCTGGaatgcagtgagcaaagcaggcaATATTCATCAGTGCTAGTGACATCCACCCAGGAGGGGACACCTTCATCCTACCCTAGCCATCTGCCTTGTGCAGGGCCCTCACGCGCAGCAGCTGTGCTGAAGGGAACAGTCCTGTTCTGTTAGAACTCAGTTTTCAGACTCTGTACACCCAATGTATCAACTTCATCACAAGCTCCCTCACCACCTCTGCTTGGCCTCCCACTGCCTGAGGTATAAACCAACTCCCTTCTCCACCCACATGACCTTCACGATCTCTGGATACAGAGCAGCAAACAGTGTTCCAGGTGTCTGAAactgttctttcatttttttttgaagacttaTTATGTACCCCTGtgtgccagaagaaggcatcagatcccattacagatggctgtgagccactgtgtgggtattgggaattgaactcaagacctctggaggagcaatcagtgctcttaacctccccAGCCCCCTTGTTTTTGTTGTCAGAAAGCTGTAagcctgctttcctataaaagaaaagacagaagtgatATATTTCTTCATCTTTGTACAATTCTcaagaatattttaagaatttcttCTGTATGTGTTTCCAGGAGGGGCACGTGCACATAAGCACAGGTTCCTGAGGTGGAGGCACTGGATCTCTTAGAGCTGGGCTGGAAACCATACTGGAGCCCTTTGAAAGAGCAAGCACTCCTAGCCATaaggccatctccccagcccctcaaaaATGTCTTTTATATCAAACTGCAAACACACCCATGCAGAAATCCACGCTCACAACAAGGTCCATGGAGCAGTCCACTGCATTCCAGTCGGAGTCTGTTTTGCTTTCTCAGTGGTACTTACATCCCACTGAAATGGCTTCACGCAGTCTTCCCACATATAACAAATATCCCACCAGATTAAAGAGCAAACCAAGAAGTGTCATCCCAAACTGAGTCCCTGCCTTTGTCCTTCCAGGACTAGAACATTGTTCTCAGCTCAATACTGCCTGCTATGCATGAGGCCCACAGCCACTGTTTGGGGGAAAGCTTGTTCGATCTGAAACACCCAGTTCTAGGGCTGGGATTCAGCTCAGTTGGtggactgcttgcctagcatgcctaaGGCACCACAGAAACCAGATGTGACAGCACACACCTGTGGGGAGCGGGTGTGGCGgccagctaaaatggcgcctaagcttatgaatggcacctgccttattttatgaatggcgcctgacttcctcacacacccTGGTCAGAGCCACATCcgcagaactactgcgcagactcgctgccacgcagaatcaggccatttgatatgtgccaatggtgtgtgcccacgtggcaggctctgagtgaccaggcatggggataaaagggaaagtggaactgggatctggggcttccagagagatattataaaaaggttcctgagtaaactgcATTGGGAAGAATCCTGTGTTGTGTCGCTCCTTTCTGCAGGTCGGAACGGGTAGCGACACACACCTATACTCCAACGGATACAggagtatcagaagttcaaggttatcctcaatTACATAGTTTGAAACCAGCCCAGGCTACCCACCCAGTTCTGCCTAGAATAAGCCTCAAGTACATGAAGTCCCTGAGAACAGTGAGCCATGAATGGCGGTGGCCCAGCATAATCACAGATCACTTAACAACCCCATGCTCTGCTGAggtccagcctggtctccatcATCCTTCACTGTGAGCCAGTCACCACAACTCCGCTACCCGACCATGGACCGCTTTCGCCCTCTCAGGCGCACCTCATCTAACTTCTTCAGCACTGGGCTGGACTTCTTGGATGAGGCACCGTAACTCTTCAGAAAGGCTTCAAACACAGTCTCGGTGTGGGGGTGCGTGCTGAGGAAGGCCTTCTCCAGGACATACAGGTCGACACCTTTATCTTCTGGCAGTCCCGAAACAAAACTCAGCCCGAAGTCGATGAGCACGAGGTGCAGCTGCTCCAGGGGCCGTTTCAGGAGCATGTTGGAGGTGGTGAGGTCCCCGTGAATGAGGTCCTCGTCGTGCATTCTGGCCAGAACCTGCCCGATCCTCTTGGCCAAGTCCATGAGGCACTCGGGTTCTTTTTCAGTCTCCATAGTGGATTGAATATAATCTCGAACAGTCACCGAGTCTTCGATTTCTTCCATATATAAGCAGTTAGAAGCATAATCCACAAAGAAGACGACAGGGGCAGCTATCCCTGTAATGGACACACGTGGTTAGCGAGTGTGTTCTTCACAAAGGCGGGCTTCACCTGCACAGGTGGACAGTTTCTCAGTCTACATCTACTTTGGAACAGAGTTAAGGAATATTGTGGAAAATGATACAATTTATCCAGAGGCTTGCCCTGTTAAAGCCCTACAGGACTACTTCGGCCTGAGACCAGCCCAGGGTAAGTCTGGAAGTACCAACACCTGCTCCTCCTTTCGCACACCTTAGGAATTCATTGCTACTCcctaagaacaaacaaaacaagaagccagAAGGAAAGCATCCTGCAGTCTGAGCAGTTTCTACCAGACAAGGACACAAGCAGGAGGCTAAGCAGGGTGTCATCTTACAGGTTGATCTTTGTTCCGGAACAaacaggttcaaatcccagctcctcCTTATTAGTTCTGAAACCTCAAGGTTCCCTTAGCtactctctgcctcagtctccacaACTGTAAAGTGCTGGCAATACCTCCAATTAACTCCAGGAGTCTCTCCTGAATGTCAACCAGGCTCAGGACACTTTCCTAGAAAGTGGAGATCTGTTCATGGGCATCAAGGTAGTCCCCATCCCTGTCTGATAAAACTTACAAAGGTAAAGAAGAATATATGAACACTACTTTGTAACTCCATTGCCTCTCTAAGGCAGAAAAGTACAGGCTTGTTCACTGCTGAGTTTTCCCAGTCTCCTGGCACCTATCAATGTCCTGATAGTAGGCACCTAAAAAccactaaagagaaaaaaagcaaaggctgGGTGCTTCTGGGCCACAGACAGGCTGCCGTACCTGTGGAACCTCGGGCACTTCCCctctgtctcattttctctcGAGTaatgttgtgttgttttgtggggGTGTGgatgctttttaaagaaaaaataaacaatgtaatGAAATCAGACTTTTATTGAACTATGTCAGCATAAGAGCATGCAATGCACATGCTTTCTTTAATGATCACAACATCCCTGAGATTCCCATTACATACAAGGTAACTGGGGCTAAAAGACTCGCTGAATAACGCGGGAAACAGTGCAGGGAGAAGCTGAATCCAGAGAGCCTGGCTTCAGAGTCAGGATACCTGCTGCTTTAAACTACCAAATGGAGAGAGGAGGACTGTAAGCGGAAACGGCAGAAATGAGAAACTGAGGGGTCCGGGCGCTAAACAAGTTGAGAGACAGCTGCGGAGCCCCGCGAACCAAGCAGAACGGTGTCCTGAGTGTCACCGTTGAGTCCTTAAACATTGCCATCTGGTCCCGTCCCCTGGAACTCGGAGCCCCGTCTGTTCTGTCCCGTCCGATCCGTCTCCCGGAGCCCCGTCTGTCCCGTCCGATCCGTCTCCCCGAGCCCTGTCTGTCCCGTCCGATCCGTCTCCCGAACCCCCGTCCGGTCCTCCTCACCCGCACGGCGGCAGCGGAGCAGCGCGCGCGCCTCCTGCACCGTCCGCCGCCGGCCGAGCCGCGCCTCCAGCTCCGGGTGGCGGTAGCTCTTAGGGAAGCGGTGCTTCACCACGGCCGCCCGGCCCTGGAAGCGGCCACGGAAGACGCGAGCCTCGGCGCCCTGCTGCACCAGCTCCAGGCCGTTCAGGAAAAGGCGGCTCCGCTCGCGCGCCGCGGCCAGCGCCTCAGCCTCGGTCTCTGAAGACGCGCCGGCCATGCCTTCGGCTCCTTCGGACCCGACCGCGCCGCTTCCGCTCGCTTCGGAAATCATCCGGCCTCTTCCGCTATGAACACCGCCCCCCACAACACACTTCACCCAGCTAGAGTGGTTCCGCCTCGCGACCTTTCCGAGTTCAACTGAGATCCGGCTACTTGGCCCTTCTTCGTCTATCTCCGAGAGCGCTCGGCAACTTTCGGCCAACAGCTTCTCACTCTTTGGCTTCTTACGGAAGCCCATTAGTGATGCTCTGGCTTTGGGAGGAACTTGCGATTTGGAGGTTCTTTTGGGAAAGCTCTTTTCTGGATGCTTTGCTCCTTTCTACTAgggttctttcctttctattcctctctttttctttctttctttctttctttctttctttctttctttctttctttctttctttctttctttctttccttttgagacaaggtctcagatTAGCTTCGAACTCGTGGCCCACTTCAGTCTATGGAAACCTGCTCTAAgcagggagggagcaagggagtTAGGCAAAGCTTTCTATCTGGAGATGCCACCTGATGCCTGACACCAATCTGTCGGCAGCCAGCATCATTCCTCTGAGCTCTGGTTTCTTCATCTACAGAATGAGGCTGCCTGGTTCTGCTGGGGTGAGGGCTTATCAGAATTGGATAAGAGGCTGGTTACGCGGTGCCAGTGGACAGAGGTCCTCTTCACATGGCCCCTGACCTCCTTGTCCCAGCCCCACGCTCCTTGGGGCTCTGTTGAAAATACAGAAGAGAAGCCTTTTGGTCTTGGGTTGCTATGGCACCAGCAACTTGGCTCTGTGGTCCCTGGGTTTCGTTCTTTCACCACAGGTCCCTCTTCATACATCAGACCCTTTGTGTGAACAGAATGTGTTTTCCAGCAAAGCGCACCCAGAACCGGTTCCGTTTATATCTCCCAGTACTCAAGTTTGTAGCTTCATTATCATAATTGTTTGTGTCCACACAGCCGTCTCTATGGTGACCAAACCCACCTGAACCTTAGACATCTACTGTACAAAGGCGCTGACCAGAGCTAGGCTTGCTAAGTCCAGGCTGTGTTTAGCTCTTTAAACCTGGTTCAATCCTTTCAGTGACTCCCTACTGTGCTAAGGATAAAGACCTAAACCTTAACAGAGCCCATGGACACCTGCATCCctaataaacccttccctctccagagtccccacCCATCCTCCATGATGCTCTTGGCACAGAGCCTTTGCACCTGCTATTTCCTCTACAGGGAAATGTTCATCCAGCTCCATGTCACCTAGAGCTGCATAGGCATCCTTTAGTTTCCATTGGAGGGTCACTTCCCCGGACAAGCCCTTCCGGCCTCTATAAGGAGAGGGAGTTAACTGTTATCAGCCCTAGTTTTCTAGTTTCCAGGCCTGTTTTGAATCCCCTTTGGTTTTGGCCATTCGACTGCTTGATTGCTGCCTActccctcccatcccaccccaccctcatgTAGCTAGTCACAAGGCAGGATTGTGTTGTTTCCATCCTTCCCCCTGCACCAGAGAGGTGGGTACTGGCCTAGAGCGTCTTAGGGACGGTGCATTCatgtgttcccagcactcagaggctgtGCAATactcagaggctgagacaggagactgCAAGCCTGATACTTAGTGAGACTTGGGGGTTGAAGGTGGGGGGcatttaaattcaaaatattgtgtgcgtttgtgtgacttttttttttaacacccaAATGGGGAAGTGGATTTAAGCTTCTTGTCTACCGGTGTGCTGAACAGTTTGTTAGAGATGTGGTGGAGACCTTAAAGTGCTGAATGAGAAAAGAGTTgactggggagaggagagacaggctgGTCCACAACTGGCCCCTATAACTTGGCAGGAGAGCAGGAAGCTGATG contains:
- the Tp53rk gene encoding EKC/KEOPS complex subunit TP53RK; protein product: MAGASSETEAEALAAARERSRLFLNGLELVQQGAEARVFRGRFQGRAAVVKHRFPKSYRHPELEARLGRRRTVQEARALLRCRRAGIAAPVVFFVDYASNCLYMEEIEDSVTVRDYIQSTMETEKEPECLMDLAKRIGQVLARMHDEDLIHGDLTTSNMLLKRPLEQLHLVLIDFGLSFVSGLPEDKGVDLYVLEKAFLSTHPHTETVFEAFLKSYGASSKKSSPVLKKLDEVRLRGRKRSMVG